A genomic region of Spirochaetota bacterium contains the following coding sequences:
- a CDS encoding peptidoglycan DD-metalloendopeptidase family protein, with translation MGLNPFKDSNLDDLQNNVSGFLRDHFGDLYYRIKESISLCVNKGRERITIMLIPHSEKKIGSFHIRIYTILLLICIIITTITITSVIVINHASTIKGVSKLKMYGKNSKIQIEKYKEEINKLYTQFQRFKPEITYLYSLTHAKDANSLWAKGSGGVVKAVDVAGQGVVPPMEILNVEEMEQELKTINIVLDKIKSFMDRQKKIIENTPSIWPVEGYIIQKYGMGSSPYSTNAHFKKGLEIATFPGSEIMATAPGKVESIRWNSKHGLSISIKHKYGYTTHYSHCQRITVSADQKVSKGDVIGYTGKTGKAKRHLCFYQIKIGTVFVNPLPYLNKLAR, from the coding sequence ATGGGTTTAAATCCTTTTAAGGACTCAAATCTCGACGATCTCCAAAATAATGTTAGCGGATTTCTAAGAGATCACTTCGGTGATTTATATTATCGAATTAAAGAGAGCATTAGTTTATGTGTAAACAAGGGGAGGGAGCGCATAACGATAATGCTTATCCCCCATTCAGAAAAAAAAATAGGTAGTTTCCATATCAGAATCTACACAATACTCCTGCTAATCTGTATCATCATAACCACAATAACCATTACATCAGTAATTGTAATCAACCATGCATCTACCATAAAAGGTGTAAGTAAGCTAAAAATGTATGGGAAGAACTCAAAGATTCAAATTGAAAAATATAAGGAAGAGATAAATAAGCTCTACACCCAGTTTCAGAGATTTAAACCTGAAATAACATATCTATATTCACTCACACATGCAAAGGACGCGAACTCTCTCTGGGCTAAAGGTTCAGGCGGTGTAGTGAAAGCGGTCGATGTGGCAGGGCAGGGGGTGGTTCCTCCTATGGAGATATTGAATGTCGAAGAGATGGAACAGGAGTTGAAGACCATAAATATTGTGCTGGATAAGATAAAAAGCTTTATGGATAGGCAGAAAAAAATAATCGAAAATACGCCTTCAATCTGGCCTGTGGAAGGATATATAATACAGAAATATGGAATGGGTTCATCCCCCTATTCGACTAATGCGCACTTCAAAAAAGGACTAGAAATTGCGACATTCCCCGGCTCTGAGATAATGGCAACAGCTCCGGGCAAGGTGGAGAGCATAAGATGGAACTCAAAACATGGGCTTAGCATTTCAATAAAGCATAAATATGGGTATACCACTCATTATTCACACTGTCAAAGGATCACAGTTTCAGCTGATCAAAAGGTATCAAAGGGAGATGTTATAGGTTATACCGGTAAAACAGGAAAAGCAAAAAGGCATTTATGTTTTTATCAGATCAAGATTGGGACTGTATTCGTTAATCCCCTTCCTTACTTGAATAAACTAGCCAGATGA
- the fliM gene encoding flagellar motor switch protein FliM, with translation MTEILSQDEIDALLTAISTGEMDTTDYSATKEQKKVKIYDFRRPDKFSKDQIRTLQMMHETFARLTTTALSAQLRALVSVHVASVDQLTYEEFIRSIPNPTTIAVINMDPLKGSAVLEIDPSITFTIIDKLFGGTGESARISRELTDIELSVMEGIIVRILGNLREAWSNVIDLRPRLGNVETNPQFAQIVPPNDMVVLITLETKVGEVEGMTNLCIPYITIEPIISKLSAQYWYSSIRKGATDENALIIQNRLETVELQIVAEIGEVEVTMMEVLELNVGDVIKFPDAKINSDMTLRIGGRKKYKCRPGLIGNRIAIQIGESIEEVPDELLITKRSEEE, from the coding sequence ATGACAGAGATACTTTCGCAGGATGAAATAGATGCCCTATTGACTGCCATATCCACTGGGGAGATGGACACAACGGACTACTCCGCCACAAAGGAGCAGAAGAAGGTTAAGATATATGATTTTAGACGTCCTGATAAGTTTTCCAAGGATCAGATCAGAACGTTACAGATGATGCATGAGACCTTTGCCCGTTTAACAACAACAGCCCTTTCAGCCCAGTTGAGGGCTCTTGTAAGCGTTCATGTGGCCTCTGTTGATCAGTTGACATACGAAGAATTTATAAGATCCATTCCTAATCCCACTACAATCGCTGTAATTAACATGGATCCTCTTAAGGGTTCCGCAGTGCTTGAGATAGATCCATCAATCACCTTTACTATTATTGATAAACTCTTTGGAGGGACTGGAGAATCAGCCAGAATCAGCAGGGAATTGACTGATATTGAGCTTTCTGTAATGGAGGGTATAATTGTACGAATCCTGGGCAATCTTCGAGAGGCATGGTCAAATGTGATCGATCTCAGGCCAAGACTGGGAAATGTAGAGACTAATCCCCAATTTGCTCAAATCGTTCCCCCCAACGACATGGTTGTACTGATTACACTGGAGACCAAGGTTGGAGAGGTAGAGGGAATGACAAATCTCTGTATTCCCTATATCACAATTGAACCGATAATCTCAAAGCTTTCAGCCCAATATTGGTATTCAAGCATCAGGAAAGGCGCAACCGATGAGAATGCCTTAATTATACAGAACAGATTAGAGACAGTGGAACTTCAAATTGTTGCTGAGATAGGGGAAGTTGAGGTTACCATGATGGAGGTATTGGAGCTTAATGTTGGGGATGTAATTAAATTTCCTGATGCAAAGATCAACTCGGATATGACTTTAAGGATTGGAGGCAGGAAAAAGTATAAATGCCGGCCTGGTCTCATTGGCAATAGAATTGCTATTCAGATAGGTGAAAGTATAGAAGAGGTGCCTGATGAATTACTCATTACCAAGAGGAGCGAGGAAGAATAA
- a CDS encoding flagellin has protein sequence MIINHNMSAINSNRVLKFKHWDVNSSMEKLASGMRINKAGDDASGLAVSEKMRTQIQGLRQAERNTEDGMSFVQTTEGYLQQSAGILQRIRVLAVQSSNGIYAQEDRQLIQVEVSALVDEIDRIASQAEFNRFKLLLGEYSRVNPRASMWFHMGPNMHQRERVYIGTMTSEGLNLTERTGRIIANVSTADNSNRTIGIVDDALHKIAKQRADLGAYYNRLEYAAKGLMTAYENIQASESRIRDADMAETMVNFTKDQILVQSGTAMLAQANMKTRTILQLLGG, from the coding sequence ATGATTATCAATCATAACATGAGTGCTATAAATTCGAACAGGGTTCTGAAATTTAAGCACTGGGATGTAAACAGCTCGATGGAGAAGCTCGCTTCTGGAATGCGTATCAACAAGGCGGGAGATGATGCATCAGGCTTAGCTGTTTCAGAAAAGATGAGAACCCAAATTCAGGGTCTGAGGCAGGCTGAGAGGAATACAGAGGATGGCATGTCCTTTGTTCAAACAACTGAGGGTTATCTACAGCAGTCTGCAGGGATTTTACAAAGGATAAGGGTTCTTGCTGTACAATCTTCAAATGGTATATACGCCCAGGAAGACAGACAGCTTATCCAGGTGGAGGTATCAGCCCTGGTTGATGAGATCGATAGGATCGCATCTCAGGCGGAGTTCAACAGGTTTAAGCTATTATTGGGCGAATATTCCAGAGTGAATCCTAGGGCAAGTATGTGGTTTCACATGGGGCCAAATATGCACCAAAGGGAGAGGGTGTATATAGGAACCATGACCTCTGAGGGATTGAATCTTACAGAGCGTACTGGAAGAATAATTGCAAATGTGAGCACTGCTGACAATTCCAACAGGACAATTGGAATAGTAGATGATGCTCTTCACAAGATTGCGAAGCAGAGAGCTGATCTCGGCGCCTATTATAACAGGCTTGAGTATGCTGCAAAGGGCTTGATGACAGCATATGAGAACATACAGGCATCTGAGAGTAGGATCCGAGATGCTGACATGGCTGAGACAATGGTGAATTTCACAAAAGATCAAATCCTTGTTCAGAGTGGCACTGCGATGTTAGCTCAAGCAAATATGAAGACAAGAACTATATTGCAGTTGCTTGGTGGTTAA
- the mobB gene encoding molybdopterin-guanine dinucleotide biosynthesis protein B yields the protein MPSIIAIVGRSNSGKTTLIEKLIHYFNMKGKKLSIIKHMKHEFDIDYEGKDTFRYKEAGAFSSLITNDMMFAIVSKIDDNSTPLDLAHNYLNDSDLVIIEGFREGNIFKIEVIGNSEEKPLYISGVENIAAIVTDQTIETELPIFQRNDIENIGKFIEEYIMNNSA from the coding sequence ATGCCTTCAATAATAGCAATAGTTGGAAGATCAAATTCTGGTAAAACCACTCTAATAGAAAAGCTTATTCATTATTTTAACATGAAGGGGAAAAAACTATCAATCATCAAGCACATGAAACATGAATTTGATATTGATTATGAGGGGAAGGATACCTTTAGATATAAAGAGGCAGGCGCCTTTTCAAGTCTCATTACTAATGATATGATGTTCGCAATTGTCTCAAAAATTGATGACAATAGTACGCCCTTGGACCTTGCTCATAATTATCTAAATGATTCTGATCTTGTTATTATTGAGGGATTTAGAGAGGGAAATATATTTAAGATTGAGGTAATTGGAAATTCTGAAGAAAAGCCTCTCTATATATCAGGAGTAGAAAATATTGCAGCAATAGTGACGGATCAAACCATTGAAACAGAACTACCTATTTTTCAAAGAAATGACATTGAAAATATTGGCAAATTTATCGAAGAATATATTATGAATAATTCAGCATAA
- a CDS encoding class I adenylate-forming enzyme family protein translates to MSKKSYGKLLSNMVRYNPNGIVVTYGDRNITWKELDERVNRLGNALRELGIAKGDHAIIMFHDCPEFFEANYALQKIGAIPIPMNFKFVAREIEYQVEKSDSILFIFEDQYMEVVEEALPRLGSIKNFICIKRGETKISDNFLEYEEMISKHPSTDPSVEVFGDDICTISFTGGTTGMPKGVVLTYDNFWKMAEFMFSDLLARLIADPRVDFKRMSGEPKSLIGKLLLKVMSLTIVRSMIGKMISSTMPKTFGTPIAPLLQRLTGGHSAFTNMPLFHMANYVMLIVGPITGSPPRCILRSMASFDPKEALEIIERERPHMVGFVPTQWKMVLDYPEFGKYDTTSVKMAMTGAGINPAKLKRRILESFPHSIIIDGFGQTEMTPVTSMRIDSSVDGLKDRAVGTPLTGVNVQIINENGEKAAPGEVGEICYQSDTVMREYYKDSEGTAKVMEGGWFHSGDLGYFDEDGDLMIVDRKKETISTGGEKVYPHEVEEILQSHPKVLHSCVIGVPDETWGKAVRAVVELVEGEKMNESELIDWCRDKMTGFKKPKTVVFVDNIPLNPVGKIRRADVKEKYGM, encoded by the coding sequence ATGTCTAAGAAGAGTTATGGTAAGTTGCTTTCCAATATGGTTAGGTATAATCCCAATGGCATTGTAGTGACCTATGGGGATAGGAACATTACCTGGAAGGAATTGGATGAAAGGGTGAATAGGTTAGGGAATGCCTTACGGGAATTGGGCATTGCAAAGGGTGATCATGCTATTATAATGTTTCATGATTGTCCCGAGTTTTTTGAGGCTAATTACGCTCTCCAAAAGATCGGGGCAATACCGATCCCAATGAATTTTAAATTTGTGGCAAGGGAGATCGAATATCAAGTAGAAAAATCCGACTCTATATTATTTATATTTGAGGATCAATATATGGAGGTTGTCGAAGAGGCATTGCCAAGATTAGGTAGTATTAAAAATTTTATCTGTATAAAAAGGGGAGAAACCAAAATATCCGATAATTTTTTAGAATATGAAGAGATGATCAGCAAACATCCCTCCACTGATCCATCAGTGGAGGTTTTTGGGGATGATATTTGCACGATCTCCTTTACTGGGGGGACAACAGGGATGCCAAAGGGGGTGGTGCTGACCTATGATAATTTTTGGAAGATGGCTGAATTTATGTTTAGCGATCTCTTAGCTAGACTGATTGCTGATCCGAGGGTTGATTTCAAGCGAATGTCTGGCGAACCAAAGTCTTTGATTGGAAAACTATTATTAAAGGTGATGAGCTTGACTATTGTAAGGTCTATGATTGGGAAGATGATTTCAAGCACAATGCCGAAAACCTTTGGAACCCCCATTGCGCCATTATTACAGAGATTGACGGGTGGTCATTCAGCATTTACCAATATGCCGCTATTTCATATGGCAAACTATGTAATGTTGATAGTAGGTCCAATCACTGGATCACCTCCCAGGTGTATACTGCGAAGTATGGCCAGTTTTGATCCGAAGGAGGCCCTAGAGATAATTGAAAGGGAGAGGCCTCATATGGTTGGTTTTGTCCCTACTCAATGGAAAATGGTGCTGGATTATCCTGAATTTGGAAAATATGATACGACCTCTGTAAAGATGGCGATGACAGGGGCCGGTATAAATCCAGCTAAACTGAAGAGGAGAATATTGGAATCCTTCCCCCATTCAATAATAATTGATGGATTTGGACAGACTGAAATGACGCCTGTAACCTCTATGAGAATTGATTCATCTGTTGATGGACTTAAGGATAGAGCTGTCGGGACGCCTCTTACAGGGGTTAATGTACAAATTATAAATGAGAATGGAGAGAAGGCGGCTCCGGGTGAGGTGGGAGAAATTTGCTATCAGAGTGACACTGTAATGAGGGAATATTATAAAGACTCAGAGGGGACTGCAAAGGTGATGGAAGGAGGGTGGTTTCATTCCGGCGATCTTGGATATTTTGATGAGGATGGTGATCTAATGATTGTTGATAGAAAAAAGGAGACCATCTCAACCGGGGGCGAGAAGGTGTATCCGCATGAGGTTGAAGAGATATTGCAGTCCCATCCGAAGGTGTTGCATTCATGTGTAATTGGTGTGCCGGATGAAACCTGGGGGAAGGCTGTCAGGGCTGTTGTTGAATTGGTTGAGGGAGAAAAGATGAATGAAAGCGAGCTGATAGATTGGTGTAGAGATAAAATGACAGGATTTAAGAAACCTAAAACAGTTGTATTTGTAGATAATATCCCTCTAAATCCGGTAGGGAAGATACGAAGGGCTGATGTTAAAGAGAAGTATGGCATGTAG
- a CDS encoding flagellin, whose protein sequence is MIINHNLSAINTHRVLKFQHWSVNKNMEALSSGMRINRAGDDASGLAVSEKMRTQILGLRQAERNTEDGMSLIQTTEGYLHQLTQIIQRMRVLAVQSANGIYTINDRQLIQIEVSELVDEVDRIASQAEFNKMSLLQGDFSRISRSASMWFHIGPNMHQRERVYIQTMTALALGIKDITGQPITLSTPDFANRSIGIFDEALHVIAKQRADLGAYYNRLEHTAKGLMSAYENIQAAESRIRDADMAEVMVDLSKNLVLVESGTAMLAHANMKTKGVLTLLR, encoded by the coding sequence ATGATTATCAATCACAACCTATCAGCTATTAATACCCACAGAGTGTTAAAGTTCCAGCATTGGAGTGTGAATAAAAATATGGAGGCCCTCTCTTCTGGAATGAGAATCAACCGTGCCGGTGATGACGCTTCAGGTCTGGCTGTTTCCGAAAAGATGCGGACACAGATTCTTGGACTTAGACAAGCGGAAAGGAATACAGAGGATGGGATGTCTCTAATTCAGACAACTGAGGGTTATCTTCATCAACTCACCCAAATTATTCAGAGAATGAGGGTGCTTGCTGTTCAGTCCGCAAATGGTATTTATACTATCAATGATAGACAATTGATACAGATTGAGGTTTCAGAGCTAGTTGACGAGGTTGACAGGATTGCCTCCCAAGCTGAGTTTAATAAAATGAGTCTGTTGCAGGGCGATTTCTCTCGAATTAGCAGAAGCGCATCGATGTGGTTTCATATTGGCCCAAACATGCATCAGAGGGAAAGGGTTTATATACAGACAATGACAGCATTGGCCTTAGGAATAAAGGATATCACTGGTCAACCCATAACCCTATCAACACCGGATTTCGCGAACAGGAGTATAGGCATCTTCGATGAAGCGCTTCATGTCATTGCGAAACAGAGGGCAGACCTAGGCGCATATTACAACAGATTAGAGCATACGGCCAAAGGGCTCATGTCTGCCTATGAAAACATTCAGGCAGCGGAGAGCAGGATTCGAGATGCGGATATGGCTGAGGTTATGGTTGACCTATCAAAGAACCTGGTTCTGGTTGAGAGCGGCACAGCCATGTTGGCACATGCCAACATGAAGACAAAGGGTGTGCTAACCTTACTCAGATAG